From the genome of Triticum aestivum cultivar Chinese Spring chromosome 3B, IWGSC CS RefSeq v2.1, whole genome shotgun sequence, one region includes:
- the LOC123071196 gene encoding 2,3-bisphosphoglycerate-independent phosphoglycerate mutase, which translates to MATTNWTLPDHPTLPKGKTVAVVVLDGWGEASPDQYNCIHVAQTPVTDSLKNGAPEKWRLVKAHGTAVGLPSDDDMGNSEVGHNALGAGRIFAQGAKLVDAALASGKIWEDEGFNYIKESFDKGTLHLIGLLSDGGVHSRLDQVQLIVKGASERGAKRIRLHILTDGRDVLDGSSVGFVETIEKDLAQLREQGVDARIASGGGRMYVTMDRYENDWSVVKRGWDAQVLGEAPYKFPNALEAVKTLRAEPKANDQYLPPFVIVDESGKSVGPIVDGDAVVTFNFRADRMVMLAKALEFPDFDKFDRVRVPKIKYAGMLQYDGELKLPSKYLVSPPLIERTSGEYLVKNGVRTFACSETVKFGHVTFFWNGNRSGYFDETREEYVEIPSDSGITFNEQPKMKALEIAEKTRDAILSGKFDQVRINLPNGDMVGHTGDIEATVVACKAADEAVKMVLDAVEQVGGIYLVTADHGNAEDMVKRNKAGEPMLDKSGSIQILTSHTLQPVPVAIGGPGLHPGVRFRSDIQTPGLANVAATVMNLHGFQAPADYETTLIEVVDK; encoded by the exons ATGGCGACCACGAATTGGACGCTCCCCGACCACCCCACGCTCCCCAAGGGGAAGACGGTGGCCGTCGTCGTGCTCGACGGATGGGGCGAGGCCAGCCCCGACCAGTACAACTGCATACATGTCGCCCAGACGCCCGTCACGGATTCGCTCAAGAAT GGTGCTCCTGAGAAGTGGAGGCTAGTGAAGGCTCATGGAACTGCCGTTGGTCTCCCAAGTGACGACGACATGGGCAACAGTGAAGTTGGCCACAATGCTCTTGGAGCTGGCCGAATCTTTGCTCAAGG CGCGAAGCTTGTTGATGCTGCTCTTGCTTCCGGGAAGATTTGGGAAGACGAGGGGTTCAATTACATCAAGGAATCTTTTGATAAGGGTACTCTGCACCTTATTGGTTTGTTGAGTGATGGAGGCGTTCACTCCCGGCTAGACCAAGTGCAG TTGATTGTGAAAGGTGCCAGTGAGAGGGGAGCAAAAAGAATTCGCCTTCACATTCTTACTGATGGGCGTGATGTTTTGGATGGCAGTAGTGTTGGTTTCGTAGAGACAATTGAGAAAGATCTTGCTCAGCTTCGTGAGCAGGGTGTTGATGCACGGATTGCATCTGGTGGTGGAAGGATGTATGTTACCATGGACCGCTACGAG AATGACTGGAGTGTGGTCAAGCGTGGGTGGGATGCCCAGGTACTTGGAGAAGCACCATACAAATTCCCAAATGCACTTGAAGCTGTGAAGACTCTAAGGGCAGAGCCCAAGGCCAATGATCAGTATTTGCCCCCCTTTGTGATAGTTGATGAGAGTGGCAAATCGGTTGGTCCTATAGTAGACGGTGATGCAGTCGTGACTTTCAATTTCAGAGCTGATCGCATGGTTATGCTTGCGAAAGCACTTGAGTTTCCTGATTTCGATAAATTTGACCGTGTTCGTGTACCAAAAATTAAGTACGCTGGGATGCTTCAGTATGATGGTGAGTTGAAGCTTCCAAGCAAGTACCTTGTTTCCCCACCTTTGATTGAGAGGACATCTGGTGAATACTTGGTGAAGAATGGTGTCCGCACCTTCGCTTGCAG TGAGACAGTTAAGTTTGGCCATGTCACATTTTTCTGGAATGGAAACCGTTCGGGATACTTTGACGAGACCAGGGAAGAGTATGTAGAAATTCCCAGTGACAGTGGTATCACATTCAATGAGCAGCCCAAAATGAAGGCACTTGAAATTGCTGAGAAAACTCGGGATGCTATCCTCAGTGGGAAGTTTGACCAG GTGCGTATTAACCTGCCAAACGGTGACATGGTTGGTCACACTGGTGATATTGAAGCCACAGTTGTTGCTTGCAAGGCTGCTGATGAAGCTGTCAAG ATGGTCTTGGATGCTGTGGAGCAAGTTGGTGGTATCTATCTTGTCACAGCTGATCATGGAAACGCAGAGGATATGGTTAAGAGGAACAAAGCTGGCGAGCCTATGCTTGACAAGAGTGGTAGCATCCAGATTCTTACCTCGCATACGCTTCAGCCA GTCCCTGTTGCTATCGGAGGCCCTGGTCTCCACCCAGGAGTGAGATTCCGCTCCGACATCCAGACACCCGGGCTCGCCAACGTCGCTGCCACCGTGATGAACCTCCACGGCTTCCAGGCCCCTGCTGATTACGAGACGACCCTCATCGAAGTCGTTGACAAGTAA